A region of Apus apus isolate bApuApu2 chromosome 14, bApuApu2.pri.cur, whole genome shotgun sequence DNA encodes the following proteins:
- the MAP2K3 gene encoding dual specificity mitogen-activated protein kinase kinase 3 isoform X2, with protein sequence MSLPRDSKGSLEPHKPVKSKKKRELRITCVPIKQPVANTTPPRNLDSRTFITIGDKNFEVEADDLVTISELGRGAYGVVEKVRHAQSGTIMAVKRIRATVNTQEQKRLLMDLDISMRTVDCFYTVTFYGALFREGDVWICMELMDTSLDKFYKKVLEKKKTIPEDILGKMAVSIVRALEHLHSKLSVIHRDVKPSNVLINKEGHVKMCDFGISGYLVDSVAKTMDAGCKPYMAPERINPELNQKGYNVKSDVWSLGITMIELAILRFPYESWGTPFQQLKQVVEEPSPQLPTDRFSKEFVDFTAQCLRKNPAERMNYLELMEHPFFTLHDTKETDMASFVTEILGEDS encoded by the exons tgaaaagcaagaagaaacgGGAGCTGAGGATAACATGTGTCCCCATCAAACAGCCCGTCGCCAACACAAC gccCCCAAGGAACCTGGACTCCAGAACGTTCATTACCATCGGAGATAAA AACTTCGAGGTGGAAGCTGATGACCTGGTGACAATTTCAGAGCTGGGCCGTGGGGCCTATGGTGTGGTGGAGAAAGTCCGGCACGCGCAGAGCGGCACCATCATGGCTGTGAAG AGGATTCGAGCAACTGTGAACACTCAGGAGCAGAAGAGGTTATTGATGGACTTGGACATCTCCATGAGGACAGTTGACTGCTTCTACACGGTCACTTTCTACGGAGCCCTCTTCCGTGAG GGTGATGTGTGGATCTGCATGGAGCTCATGGACACCTCCCTAGATAAATTCTACAAGAAAGttctggagaagaagaaaaccatCCCTGAGGacattttggggaaaatggCCGTGTCT ATTGTACGAGCTCTGGAGCATCTGCACAGTAAACTGTCCGTAATCCATAGAG aTGTGAAACCTTCCAATGTGCTGATCAACAAGGAGGGACACGTGAAAATGTGTGATTTTGGGATCAGTGGCTACTTGGTGGACTCTGTGGCCAAGACCATGGATGCTGGCTGCAAACCATACATGGCT CCAGAAAGAATAAACCCTGAGCTGAACCAGAAGGGCTACAACGTGAAGTCGGATGTCTGGAGCCTGGGGATCACAATG ATCGAGTTGGCCATTCTTCGTTTCCCATATGAGTCCTGGGGGACCCCCTTCCAACAGCTCAAGCAGGTGGTGGAGGAACCTTCACCCCAGCTGCCCACCGATCGCTTCTCCAAGGAGTTTGTGGACTTCACGGCACAGTG cTTAAGGAAGAACCCCGCTGAGCGAATGAACTATTTAGAACTTATG GAACACCCTTTCTTTACCTTGCACGACACCAAAGAGACTGATATGGCCTCCTTTGTGACAGAGATCCTCGGGGAAGACTCCTAA
- the MAP2K3 gene encoding dual specificity mitogen-activated protein kinase kinase 3 isoform X1 — MDKKQDSKGSLEPHKPVKSKKKRELRITCVPIKQPVANTTPPRNLDSRTFITIGDKNFEVEADDLVTISELGRGAYGVVEKVRHAQSGTIMAVKRIRATVNTQEQKRLLMDLDISMRTVDCFYTVTFYGALFREGDVWICMELMDTSLDKFYKKVLEKKKTIPEDILGKMAVSIVRALEHLHSKLSVIHRDVKPSNVLINKEGHVKMCDFGISGYLVDSVAKTMDAGCKPYMAPERINPELNQKGYNVKSDVWSLGITMIELAILRFPYESWGTPFQQLKQVVEEPSPQLPTDRFSKEFVDFTAQCLRKNPAERMNYLELMEHPFFTLHDTKETDMASFVTEILGEDS; from the exons tgaaaagcaagaagaaacgGGAGCTGAGGATAACATGTGTCCCCATCAAACAGCCCGTCGCCAACACAAC gccCCCAAGGAACCTGGACTCCAGAACGTTCATTACCATCGGAGATAAA AACTTCGAGGTGGAAGCTGATGACCTGGTGACAATTTCAGAGCTGGGCCGTGGGGCCTATGGTGTGGTGGAGAAAGTCCGGCACGCGCAGAGCGGCACCATCATGGCTGTGAAG AGGATTCGAGCAACTGTGAACACTCAGGAGCAGAAGAGGTTATTGATGGACTTGGACATCTCCATGAGGACAGTTGACTGCTTCTACACGGTCACTTTCTACGGAGCCCTCTTCCGTGAG GGTGATGTGTGGATCTGCATGGAGCTCATGGACACCTCCCTAGATAAATTCTACAAGAAAGttctggagaagaagaaaaccatCCCTGAGGacattttggggaaaatggCCGTGTCT ATTGTACGAGCTCTGGAGCATCTGCACAGTAAACTGTCCGTAATCCATAGAG aTGTGAAACCTTCCAATGTGCTGATCAACAAGGAGGGACACGTGAAAATGTGTGATTTTGGGATCAGTGGCTACTTGGTGGACTCTGTGGCCAAGACCATGGATGCTGGCTGCAAACCATACATGGCT CCAGAAAGAATAAACCCTGAGCTGAACCAGAAGGGCTACAACGTGAAGTCGGATGTCTGGAGCCTGGGGATCACAATG ATCGAGTTGGCCATTCTTCGTTTCCCATATGAGTCCTGGGGGACCCCCTTCCAACAGCTCAAGCAGGTGGTGGAGGAACCTTCACCCCAGCTGCCCACCGATCGCTTCTCCAAGGAGTTTGTGGACTTCACGGCACAGTG cTTAAGGAAGAACCCCGCTGAGCGAATGAACTATTTAGAACTTATG GAACACCCTTTCTTTACCTTGCACGACACCAAAGAGACTGATATGGCCTCCTTTGTGACAGAGATCCTCGGGGAAGACTCCTAA